From the genome of Papaver somniferum cultivar HN1 chromosome 2, ASM357369v1, whole genome shotgun sequence, one region includes:
- the LOC113347745 gene encoding peptidyl-prolyl cis-trans isomerase CYP57-like → MSTIYVVEPSTKGKVILNTNYGPLDIELWPKEAPKATRNFVQLCLEGYYDNTIFHRIIKSFLVQGGDPTGTGLGGESIYGKAFADEFHSRLRFKHRGLVACANAGTPHSNGSQFFMTLDRCDWIDKKNTIFGKVTGESLFNLLNLAEVETDKDDRPLDPPPKILSVEVLWNPFDDIIPRQVVKPSTRPTEEAENKEQKKKAVKKLNLLSFGEEAEQEEKELAAVKVVIRSSHDVLDDPRLLKEAPNKEESVADAKKSKDVHLSVREALTSKKEESRKESEMSPSSSHGLSDDDESKFDARMRKQILQKRKDLGDIPRKKESHRERPSTKERQVSPSRASSEDDDDDKPRVEKLALKKKGIGSEVRTERLAKADTDIQLLNNAEKSRHLHKQKKRRIKGREDEVLAKLEKFKKSKETQSSESKDDDLTGWRTHSLKCAPDKSSKNGMMRNDDPDQYEVLDPLLEKGKEKFNKMQANQKRREREWNHQAPKEWNRQAPK, encoded by the exons atgTCTACAATTTACGTTGTAGAACCATCAACAAAGGGGAAAGTGATATTGAATACAAATTATGGTCCATTAGATATTGAATTATGGCCTAAAGAAGCACCAAAAGCTACTAGGAATTTCGTTCAGCTTTGTTTAGAAGGTTATTATGATAATACAATTTTTCATCGGATTATCAAATCTTTTCTTGTTCAAGGTGGTGATCCTACTGGTACTGGATTAG GTGGTGAGAGTATTTATGGAAAAGCATTTGCGGATGAGTTCCATTCACGTCTTAGATTCAAGCACAGAGGCTTGGTTGCATGTGCTAATGCTGGAACGCCGCATTCGAATGGAAGTCAGTTCTTTATGACATTGGATCGCTGTGACTGGATTGATAAAAAGAATACAATCTTTGGGAAG GTAACTGGTGAATCACTTTTCAATCTGCTGAATTTGGCGGAGGTCGAGACTGATAAGGATGACAGGCCGTTGGATCCACCTCCAAAAATACTTTCGGTTGAG GTGTTGTGGAACCCTTTTGATGATATTATTCCAAGACAAGTTGTAAAGCCTTCTACTCGTCCGACGGAAGAAGCTGAAAACaaagagcagaagaagaaagcTGTAAA AAAGCTGAACCTGCTTTCATTTGGAGAAGAAGCAGAGCAGGAAGAGAAGGAACTGGCAGCCGTGAAAGTGGTCATTAGGAGTAGCCATGACGTTTTGGATGATCCTCGTCTCCTCAAGGAAGCCCCAAACAAGGAAGAG AGTGTAGCTGATGCCAAGAAGTCAAAAGATGTGCATTTATCTGTACGAGAAGCTCTGACCTCAAAAAAAGAAGAATCGAGGAAAGAATCAGAAATGAGTCCTTCTAGTTCCCATGGTCTTAGCGATGACGACGAGTCCAAATTTGATGCACGTATGCGTAAACAAATTCTTCAAAAGCGTAAGGACCTTGGAGATATCCCCAGAAAAAAAGAATCACATAGAG AGAGGCCTTCCACGAAAGAGCGTCAGGTGTCCCCTTCAAG GGCTAGTAGTGAGGACGATGATGATGACAAACCCAGGGTTGAAAAGCTGGCTTTGAAGAAAAAAGGAATAGGCTCAGAAGTCCGGACTGAGCGCTTAGCCAAAGCAGACACAGACATACAGTTGTTGAACAACGCCGAGAAAAGCAGGCATTTACATAAACAGAAGAAACGCAGAATCAAAGGACGTGAAGATGAG GTGCTAGCAAAGCTCGAGAAGTTTAAAAAATCCAAGGAAACACAATCCAGTGAATCGAAAGATGACGACTTAACAGGATGGAGAACACATTCACTGAAATGTGCACCAGATAAGTCTTCCAAG AATGGCATGATGCGAAATGACGACCCTGATCAGTATGAGGTGCTCGATCCTCTTCTAGAAAAAGGCAAAGAGAAATTTAACAAGATGCAAGCAAATCAAAAGCGCCGTGAACGAGAATGGAATCACCAAGCCCCTAAAGAATGGAATCGACAAGCCCCTAAATGA